A stretch of the Acanthochromis polyacanthus isolate Apoly-LR-REF ecotype Palm Island chromosome 22, KAUST_Apoly_ChrSc, whole genome shotgun sequence genome encodes the following:
- the LOC127531943 gene encoding NLR family CARD domain-containing protein 3-like isoform X1, which yields MDECEDREEGVPLSKSSLCGEQENQSKAQRNPPGPGPGPGPPSSCVSFKSDRSQGHLITFKDHHPPVAEKILQRPESSGPPSSCVSFKSDQSKEDIINFKGEPGPAAERVEQQNSEVPRDQSVQQHHLDSIFMLLEDNMVTFVKKELKKMQKLVSPDYPEYSSESQREDEEELEGDDEDERRSSREMFEQITVLFLRRMKQEKLADCLQSKLAAGVCGRELKLGLKKKFQRVFEGIAKAGQKTLLNEIYTELYITEGGTAEVNDEHEVRQIEAASRKADRAERSIRAEDILKGSLGRDGPIRTVMTLGVAGIGKTVLTQKLTLDWAEDKSNQDIHFMFPLTFRELNVVKERKFSLVELVHHFFSETKAAGMCSFEDFQVLLIFDGLDECRLPLDFHNNEVLTDVRESTSVDVLLTNLIRGKLLPSARLWITTRPAAANQIPPDCVDMVTEIRGFTDPQKEKYFRKRSRDEEQASSIISHMKKSRSLHIMCHIPVFCWITATVVEELLRSREGGDLPRTLTEMFIHHLVVQAKVKKVKYDGGAETDPHWSPDSRRMIESLGKLAFNQLQRGNLIFYESDLKECGIDVEAASVYSGVFTQIFKEERGLYQDKVFCFVHLSIQEFLAALHVHQTFINSGINLLEEQQQQTISWWSGLFREKRDPTGFYQRAVDEALQSPNGHLDLFLRFLLGLSLPTNQNLLRGLLTQTGSSSQTNQETVEYIKKKISENVSVERSINLFHCLNELKDVSLVEEIQWSLRSGRLSTDKLSPAQWSALGFILLSSEEHLDVFDLKKYSASEEALLRLLPVVKASKKVVLSGCNLSERSCGALSSVLSSQSSSVTELDLSHNNLQDSGVESLSAGLESPHCKLEALRLSGCLVTEEGCASLASALSLKTSNLRELDLSYNHPGDSGEKMLRAKVEDPHCRLETLRVTPAGVQWLTPGLRKYSCQLTVDTNTVNRNLKLSDNNRRVTHVKEDQSYPGHPDRFDRYHQLLCRTGLTGRCYWEVEWRGWVHISVSYRGIRRKGNSDDCWSGRNDQSWSLICSDDGYSVRHNDSETSINSSSVSHRVSVYVDVPAGTLSFYRVSSDSLIHLHTFNTTFTETLYPGFRVFWSRSGSSVFLC from the exons atggatgagtgtgaggacagagaggagggagtccctctctctaaaagctctctgtgtggggaacaggagaaccagagcaaagctcagag gaatccacctggacctggacctggacctggacctccatccagctgtgtgtccttcaagagtgacCGGTCTCAGGGTCATCTCATTACCTTTAAAGATCATCACCCTCCTGTTGCAGAGAA AATCCTTCAGAGACCAGAGTCCTCTGGACctccatccagctgtgtgtccttcaaaAGTGACCAGTCTAAGGAAGATATTATTAACTTTAAAGGAGAAccaggtcctgctgcagagag agtggagcagcagaactcagaggttcccagagatcagtctgtccagcagcatcacctggactccatattcatg ttgctggaggacaacatggtgacttttgtgaagaaggagctgaagaagatgcagaagcttgtgagtccagattacccagaatactcctcagagagtcagagggaggatgaggaggagttggagggtgatgatgaagatgagaggaggagcagcagagagatgtttgagcagatcacagtgttgttcctgaggaggatgaagcaggagaagctggctgactgtctgcagagca aacttgctgcTGGAGTTTGTGGACGTGAACTTAAACTtggtctgaagaagaagttccagagagtgtttgagggcatcgctaaagcaggacagaagactctcctgaatgagatctacacagagctgtacatcacagagggagggactgcagaggtcaatgatgaacatgaggtcagacagattgaagcagcatccaggaaagcagacagagcagaaagaagcatcagagcagaagacatccTGAAAGGCTCActtggaagagatggaccaatcagaacagtgatgacactgggagtggctggcatcgggaaaacagtgttaacacagaagttgactctggactgggctgaagacaaaagcaaccaggacatccacttcatgtttccattgactttcagagagctgaatgtggtgaaagagagaaagttcagcttggtggaacttgttcatcacttcttcagtgaaaccaaagcagcaggaatgtgcagctttgaagacttccaggttttgttgatctttgacggtctggatgagtgtcgccttcctctggatttccacaacaatgaggtcctgactgatgttagagagtccacctcagtggatgtgctgctgacaaacctcatcagggggaagctgcttccctctgctcgcctctggataaccacacgacctgcagcagccaatcagatccctcctgactgtgtggacatggtgacggagatcagagggttcaccgacccacagaaggagaagtacttcaggaagagatccagagatgaggagcaggccagcagcatcatctcccacatgaagaagtcacgaagcctccacatcatgtgtcacatcccagtgttctgctggatcactgctacagttgtggaggagctgctgagaagcagagagggaggagatctgcccagaaccttgactgagatgttcatccaccacctggtggttcaggccaaagtcaagaaggtcaagtatgatggaggagctgagacagatccacactggagtccagacagcagaaggatgattgagtctctgggaaaactggcttttaatcaactgcagagaggaaacctgatcttctatgagtccgacctgaaagagtgtggcatcgatgtggaagcagcctcagtgtactcaggagtgttcacacagatctttaaagaggagagagggctgtaccaggacaaggtgttctgcttcgtccatctgagcaTTCaagagtttctggctgctcttcatgtccatcagaccttcatcaactctggaatcaacctgctggaagaacaacaacaacaaacaatatcCTGGTGGTCTGGACTGTTCAGAGAGAAACGTGATCCAACAGgtttctaccagagagctgtggacgaggccttacagagtccaaatggacacctggacttgttcctgcgcttcctcctgggtctgtcactgccaACCAATCAAAATCTCctacgaggcctgctgacacagacgggaagtagctcacagaccaatcaggaAACGGTGGAGTACATCAAGAAGAAGATCAGTGAGAATGTGTCTgtagagagaagcatcaatctgttccactgtctgaatgaactgaaggatgtttctctagtggaggagatccaatggtccctgagatcaggacgtctgtccacagacaaactgtctcctgctcagtggtcagctctgggcttcatcttactctcatcagaagaacatctggacgtgtttgacctgaagaaatactctgcttcagaggaagctcttctgaggctgctgccagtggtcaaagcctccaagaaagttgt actgagtggctgtaatctgtcagagagaagctgtggagctctgtcctcagttctcagctcccagtcctccagtgtgacagagctggacctgagtcacaacaacctgcaggattcaggagtggagagtctttctgctggactggagagtccacactgtaaattggaagctctcag gctgtcaggctgtctggtcacagaggaaggctgtgcttctctggcctcagctctgagcttgaagacctcaaatctgagagagctggacctaagctacaaccatccaggagactcaggagagaagatgctgagagcaaaagtggaggatccacactgtagactggaaactctcag ggtgacgcctgctggagtccaatggttgacaccaggtctgaggaagt attcttgtcaactcacagtcgacacaaacacagtaaacagaaacctcaaactgtctgacaacaacaggaggGTGACACATGTGAAGGAGGATCAGTCGTATCCTggtcatccagacaggtttgatcGGTATcatcagctgctgtgtagaactggtctgactggtcgctgttactgggaggtggagtggagaggatgggttcatatatcagtgagttacagaggaatcagaaggaaaggaaacagtGATGACTGTTGGTCTGGAcgtaatgatcagtcctggagtctgatctgctctgatgATGGTTACTCTGTCAGACACAATGACAGTGAAACATCCATCAattcctcctcagtctctcacagagtttcagtttatgtggacgttcctgctggaactctgtccttctacagagtctcctctgactctctgatacacctccacaccttcaacaccacattcactgaaactctctATCCTGGTTTTAGGGTCTTCTGGTCCAggtctggttcctcagtgtttctgtgctga
- the LOC127531943 gene encoding NLR family CARD domain-containing protein 3-like isoform X3 yields MLLEDNMVTFVKKELKKMQKLVSPDYPEYSSESQREDEEELEGDDEDERRSSREMFEQITVLFLRRMKQEKLADCLQSKLAAGVCGRELKLGLKKKFQRVFEGIAKAGQKTLLNEIYTELYITEGGTAEVNDEHEVRQIEAASRKADRAERSIRAEDILKGSLGRDGPIRTVMTLGVAGIGKTVLTQKLTLDWAEDKSNQDIHFMFPLTFRELNVVKERKFSLVELVHHFFSETKAAGMCSFEDFQVLLIFDGLDECRLPLDFHNNEVLTDVRESTSVDVLLTNLIRGKLLPSARLWITTRPAAANQIPPDCVDMVTEIRGFTDPQKEKYFRKRSRDEEQASSIISHMKKSRSLHIMCHIPVFCWITATVVEELLRSREGGDLPRTLTEMFIHHLVVQAKVKKVKYDGGAETDPHWSPDSRRMIESLGKLAFNQLQRGNLIFYESDLKECGIDVEAASVYSGVFTQIFKEERGLYQDKVFCFVHLSIQEFLAALHVHQTFINSGINLLEEQQQQTISWWSGLFREKRDPTGFYQRAVDEALQSPNGHLDLFLRFLLGLSLPTNQNLLRGLLTQTGSSSQTNQETVEYIKKKISENVSVERSINLFHCLNELKDVSLVEEIQWSLRSGRLSTDKLSPAQWSALGFILLSSEEHLDVFDLKKYSASEEALLRLLPVVKASKKVVLSGCNLSERSCGALSSVLSSQSSSVTELDLSHNNLQDSGVESLSAGLESPHCKLEALRLSGCLVTEEGCASLASALSLKTSNLRELDLSYNHPGDSGEKMLRAKVEDPHCRLETLRVTPAGVQWLTPGLRKYSCQLTVDTNTVNRNLKLSDNNRRVTHVKEDQSYPGHPDRFDRYHQLLCRTGLTGRCYWEVEWRGWVHISVSYRGIRRKGNSDDCWSGRNDQSWSLICSDDGYSVRHNDSETSINSSSVSHRVSVYVDVPAGTLSFYRVSSDSLIHLHTFNTTFTETLYPGFRVFWSRSGSSVFLC; encoded by the exons atg ttgctggaggacaacatggtgacttttgtgaagaaggagctgaagaagatgcagaagcttgtgagtccagattacccagaatactcctcagagagtcagagggaggatgaggaggagttggagggtgatgatgaagatgagaggaggagcagcagagagatgtttgagcagatcacagtgttgttcctgaggaggatgaagcaggagaagctggctgactgtctgcagagca aacttgctgcTGGAGTTTGTGGACGTGAACTTAAACTtggtctgaagaagaagttccagagagtgtttgagggcatcgctaaagcaggacagaagactctcctgaatgagatctacacagagctgtacatcacagagggagggactgcagaggtcaatgatgaacatgaggtcagacagattgaagcagcatccaggaaagcagacagagcagaaagaagcatcagagcagaagacatccTGAAAGGCTCActtggaagagatggaccaatcagaacagtgatgacactgggagtggctggcatcgggaaaacagtgttaacacagaagttgactctggactgggctgaagacaaaagcaaccaggacatccacttcatgtttccattgactttcagagagctgaatgtggtgaaagagagaaagttcagcttggtggaacttgttcatcacttcttcagtgaaaccaaagcagcaggaatgtgcagctttgaagacttccaggttttgttgatctttgacggtctggatgagtgtcgccttcctctggatttccacaacaatgaggtcctgactgatgttagagagtccacctcagtggatgtgctgctgacaaacctcatcagggggaagctgcttccctctgctcgcctctggataaccacacgacctgcagcagccaatcagatccctcctgactgtgtggacatggtgacggagatcagagggttcaccgacccacagaaggagaagtacttcaggaagagatccagagatgaggagcaggccagcagcatcatctcccacatgaagaagtcacgaagcctccacatcatgtgtcacatcccagtgttctgctggatcactgctacagttgtggaggagctgctgagaagcagagagggaggagatctgcccagaaccttgactgagatgttcatccaccacctggtggttcaggccaaagtcaagaaggtcaagtatgatggaggagctgagacagatccacactggagtccagacagcagaaggatgattgagtctctgggaaaactggcttttaatcaactgcagagaggaaacctgatcttctatgagtccgacctgaaagagtgtggcatcgatgtggaagcagcctcagtgtactcaggagtgttcacacagatctttaaagaggagagagggctgtaccaggacaaggtgttctgcttcgtccatctgagcaTTCaagagtttctggctgctcttcatgtccatcagaccttcatcaactctggaatcaacctgctggaagaacaacaacaacaaacaatatcCTGGTGGTCTGGACTGTTCAGAGAGAAACGTGATCCAACAGgtttctaccagagagctgtggacgaggccttacagagtccaaatggacacctggacttgttcctgcgcttcctcctgggtctgtcactgccaACCAATCAAAATCTCctacgaggcctgctgacacagacgggaagtagctcacagaccaatcaggaAACGGTGGAGTACATCAAGAAGAAGATCAGTGAGAATGTGTCTgtagagagaagcatcaatctgttccactgtctgaatgaactgaaggatgtttctctagtggaggagatccaatggtccctgagatcaggacgtctgtccacagacaaactgtctcctgctcagtggtcagctctgggcttcatcttactctcatcagaagaacatctggacgtgtttgacctgaagaaatactctgcttcagaggaagctcttctgaggctgctgccagtggtcaaagcctccaagaaagttgt actgagtggctgtaatctgtcagagagaagctgtggagctctgtcctcagttctcagctcccagtcctccagtgtgacagagctggacctgagtcacaacaacctgcaggattcaggagtggagagtctttctgctggactggagagtccacactgtaaattggaagctctcag gctgtcaggctgtctggtcacagaggaaggctgtgcttctctggcctcagctctgagcttgaagacctcaaatctgagagagctggacctaagctacaaccatccaggagactcaggagagaagatgctgagagcaaaagtggaggatccacactgtagactggaaactctcag ggtgacgcctgctggagtccaatggttgacaccaggtctgaggaagt attcttgtcaactcacagtcgacacaaacacagtaaacagaaacctcaaactgtctgacaacaacaggaggGTGACACATGTGAAGGAGGATCAGTCGTATCCTggtcatccagacaggtttgatcGGTATcatcagctgctgtgtagaactggtctgactggtcgctgttactgggaggtggagtggagaggatgggttcatatatcagtgagttacagaggaatcagaaggaaaggaaacagtGATGACTGTTGGTCTGGAcgtaatgatcagtcctggagtctgatctgctctgatgATGGTTACTCTGTCAGACACAATGACAGTGAAACATCCATCAattcctcctcagtctctcacagagtttcagtttatgtggacgttcctgctggaactctgtccttctacagagtctcctctgactctctgatacacctccacaccttcaacaccacattcactgaaactctctATCCTGGTTTTAGGGTCTTCTGGTCCAggtctggttcctcagtgtttctgtgctga
- the LOC127531943 gene encoding NLR family CARD domain-containing protein 3-like isoform X2, with the protein MLIHRVEQQNSEVPRDQSVQQHHLDSIFMLLEDNMVTFVKKELKKMQKLVSPDYPEYSSESQREDEEELEGDDEDERRSSREMFEQITVLFLRRMKQEKLADCLQSKLAAGVCGRELKLGLKKKFQRVFEGIAKAGQKTLLNEIYTELYITEGGTAEVNDEHEVRQIEAASRKADRAERSIRAEDILKGSLGRDGPIRTVMTLGVAGIGKTVLTQKLTLDWAEDKSNQDIHFMFPLTFRELNVVKERKFSLVELVHHFFSETKAAGMCSFEDFQVLLIFDGLDECRLPLDFHNNEVLTDVRESTSVDVLLTNLIRGKLLPSARLWITTRPAAANQIPPDCVDMVTEIRGFTDPQKEKYFRKRSRDEEQASSIISHMKKSRSLHIMCHIPVFCWITATVVEELLRSREGGDLPRTLTEMFIHHLVVQAKVKKVKYDGGAETDPHWSPDSRRMIESLGKLAFNQLQRGNLIFYESDLKECGIDVEAASVYSGVFTQIFKEERGLYQDKVFCFVHLSIQEFLAALHVHQTFINSGINLLEEQQQQTISWWSGLFREKRDPTGFYQRAVDEALQSPNGHLDLFLRFLLGLSLPTNQNLLRGLLTQTGSSSQTNQETVEYIKKKISENVSVERSINLFHCLNELKDVSLVEEIQWSLRSGRLSTDKLSPAQWSALGFILLSSEEHLDVFDLKKYSASEEALLRLLPVVKASKKVVLSGCNLSERSCGALSSVLSSQSSSVTELDLSHNNLQDSGVESLSAGLESPHCKLEALRLSGCLVTEEGCASLASALSLKTSNLRELDLSYNHPGDSGEKMLRAKVEDPHCRLETLRVTPAGVQWLTPGLRKYSCQLTVDTNTVNRNLKLSDNNRRVTHVKEDQSYPGHPDRFDRYHQLLCRTGLTGRCYWEVEWRGWVHISVSYRGIRRKGNSDDCWSGRNDQSWSLICSDDGYSVRHNDSETSINSSSVSHRVSVYVDVPAGTLSFYRVSSDSLIHLHTFNTTFTETLYPGFRVFWSRSGSSVFLC; encoded by the exons atgttgatccacagagtggagcagcagaactcagaggttcccagagatcagtctgtccagcagcatcacctggactccatattcatg ttgctggaggacaacatggtgacttttgtgaagaaggagctgaagaagatgcagaagcttgtgagtccagattacccagaatactcctcagagagtcagagggaggatgaggaggagttggagggtgatgatgaagatgagaggaggagcagcagagagatgtttgagcagatcacagtgttgttcctgaggaggatgaagcaggagaagctggctgactgtctgcagagca aacttgctgcTGGAGTTTGTGGACGTGAACTTAAACTtggtctgaagaagaagttccagagagtgtttgagggcatcgctaaagcaggacagaagactctcctgaatgagatctacacagagctgtacatcacagagggagggactgcagaggtcaatgatgaacatgaggtcagacagattgaagcagcatccaggaaagcagacagagcagaaagaagcatcagagcagaagacatccTGAAAGGCTCActtggaagagatggaccaatcagaacagtgatgacactgggagtggctggcatcgggaaaacagtgttaacacagaagttgactctggactgggctgaagacaaaagcaaccaggacatccacttcatgtttccattgactttcagagagctgaatgtggtgaaagagagaaagttcagcttggtggaacttgttcatcacttcttcagtgaaaccaaagcagcaggaatgtgcagctttgaagacttccaggttttgttgatctttgacggtctggatgagtgtcgccttcctctggatttccacaacaatgaggtcctgactgatgttagagagtccacctcagtggatgtgctgctgacaaacctcatcagggggaagctgcttccctctgctcgcctctggataaccacacgacctgcagcagccaatcagatccctcctgactgtgtggacatggtgacggagatcagagggttcaccgacccacagaaggagaagtacttcaggaagagatccagagatgaggagcaggccagcagcatcatctcccacatgaagaagtcacgaagcctccacatcatgtgtcacatcccagtgttctgctggatcactgctacagttgtggaggagctgctgagaagcagagagggaggagatctgcccagaaccttgactgagatgttcatccaccacctggtggttcaggccaaagtcaagaaggtcaagtatgatggaggagctgagacagatccacactggagtccagacagcagaaggatgattgagtctctgggaaaactggcttttaatcaactgcagagaggaaacctgatcttctatgagtccgacctgaaagagtgtggcatcgatgtggaagcagcctcagtgtactcaggagtgttcacacagatctttaaagaggagagagggctgtaccaggacaaggtgttctgcttcgtccatctgagcaTTCaagagtttctggctgctcttcatgtccatcagaccttcatcaactctggaatcaacctgctggaagaacaacaacaacaaacaatatcCTGGTGGTCTGGACTGTTCAGAGAGAAACGTGATCCAACAGgtttctaccagagagctgtggacgaggccttacagagtccaaatggacacctggacttgttcctgcgcttcctcctgggtctgtcactgccaACCAATCAAAATCTCctacgaggcctgctgacacagacgggaagtagctcacagaccaatcaggaAACGGTGGAGTACATCAAGAAGAAGATCAGTGAGAATGTGTCTgtagagagaagcatcaatctgttccactgtctgaatgaactgaaggatgtttctctagtggaggagatccaatggtccctgagatcaggacgtctgtccacagacaaactgtctcctgctcagtggtcagctctgggcttcatcttactctcatcagaagaacatctggacgtgtttgacctgaagaaatactctgcttcagaggaagctcttctgaggctgctgccagtggtcaaagcctccaagaaagttgt actgagtggctgtaatctgtcagagagaagctgtggagctctgtcctcagttctcagctcccagtcctccagtgtgacagagctggacctgagtcacaacaacctgcaggattcaggagtggagagtctttctgctggactggagagtccacactgtaaattggaagctctcag gctgtcaggctgtctggtcacagaggaaggctgtgcttctctggcctcagctctgagcttgaagacctcaaatctgagagagctggacctaagctacaaccatccaggagactcaggagagaagatgctgagagcaaaagtggaggatccacactgtagactggaaactctcag ggtgacgcctgctggagtccaatggttgacaccaggtctgaggaagt attcttgtcaactcacagtcgacacaaacacagtaaacagaaacctcaaactgtctgacaacaacaggaggGTGACACATGTGAAGGAGGATCAGTCGTATCCTggtcatccagacaggtttgatcGGTATcatcagctgctgtgtagaactggtctgactggtcgctgttactgggaggtggagtggagaggatgggttcatatatcagtgagttacagaggaatcagaaggaaaggaaacagtGATGACTGTTGGTCTGGAcgtaatgatcagtcctggagtctgatctgctctgatgATGGTTACTCTGTCAGACACAATGACAGTGAAACATCCATCAattcctcctcagtctctcacagagtttcagtttatgtggacgttcctgctggaactctgtccttctacagagtctcctctgactctctgatacacctccacaccttcaacaccacattcactgaaactctctATCCTGGTTTTAGGGTCTTCTGGTCCAggtctggttcctcagtgtttctgtgctga